One segment of Rhodopirellula baltica SH 1 DNA contains the following:
- the tnpC gene encoding IS66 family transposase codes for MDVPKITTDCPDCKPLLEKQQAIIDMLVKQVELLTARLEKVEREGKRQAAPFRKKRKADPKKPGRKSGEDHGKHHRRAVPEQIDETYDVPLPACCPDCGHGELTKTETLVQFQTDIPRVVINRQFNIDAGICCGCGSHVQGRHKLQTSDAVGAAAAQLGPNVHAAMALLNKELGLSHGKVKRLLEMLFEIRVSRSTSCRSMLRTADRLEDAYAQVRRAVRGSPQVVGDETGWRVDGRGAWLHAFVGLTATCYEVDATRSIGPAERLLGIDWSGIFGHDGWAVYDKFTAATHQQCFAHLLRRCESLIQSGTSGALAFPRGVKDLLLAGFEYRNRFRSDEMTAHGMKVMAGRLTMKMWKLVRHPKKHAANERFAKFLENHLDDLFTFLHRPGADATNWRGEQAIRPAVVNRKVWGGNRTEAGALAQSRIMSVMQTCKQRLADPFDFIRCQLTTTSPLALPLPIAAR; via the coding sequence ATGGATGTGCCCAAGATCACCACCGATTGCCCGGATTGCAAGCCGCTGCTTGAGAAGCAGCAGGCGATCATCGACATGCTGGTCAAGCAAGTTGAGTTGCTCACGGCACGTCTTGAGAAAGTTGAACGCGAAGGTAAACGCCAAGCGGCTCCGTTTCGCAAGAAACGCAAAGCCGATCCGAAAAAGCCAGGGCGTAAAAGCGGTGAAGATCACGGCAAGCACCATCGCCGAGCCGTGCCCGAACAGATCGATGAAACGTACGACGTTCCCCTACCAGCGTGCTGTCCCGACTGCGGCCATGGCGAACTGACCAAGACCGAAACGCTCGTGCAGTTCCAAACCGATATCCCTCGCGTCGTCATCAACCGGCAATTCAACATCGACGCTGGAATTTGCTGTGGCTGTGGATCTCATGTCCAGGGTCGGCACAAACTGCAAACGTCCGACGCGGTCGGAGCCGCCGCGGCTCAACTCGGACCGAACGTTCACGCCGCGATGGCGCTTTTGAACAAAGAACTTGGGCTCAGTCACGGCAAGGTCAAGCGTCTGCTGGAAATGCTTTTTGAGATTCGGGTCAGTCGCAGCACCAGTTGCCGAAGCATGCTTCGCACCGCTGATCGACTAGAGGACGCCTACGCTCAGGTCCGAAGGGCCGTGCGTGGTTCGCCTCAGGTGGTCGGAGATGAAACGGGTTGGCGAGTCGATGGACGTGGGGCTTGGCTTCATGCGTTCGTCGGACTGACCGCGACGTGTTACGAAGTGGATGCGACGAGAAGCATCGGGCCGGCGGAAAGACTGCTGGGCATCGACTGGTCGGGAATCTTTGGACACGACGGCTGGGCGGTCTATGACAAGTTCACCGCAGCGACTCATCAACAATGCTTTGCGCACCTGCTTCGGCGATGTGAATCGTTAATCCAAAGCGGGACCAGTGGTGCGTTGGCGTTTCCGCGTGGAGTGAAAGACTTGCTGCTCGCAGGCTTCGAGTATCGCAACCGTTTTCGATCCGATGAGATGACGGCACATGGGATGAAGGTGATGGCGGGCCGATTGACGATGAAGATGTGGAAATTGGTTCGTCACCCAAAGAAGCATGCTGCCAATGAACGCTTCGCGAAGTTTTTGGAAAATCATCTCGATGATCTATTCACGTTCCTGCACCGTCCCGGTGCCGACGCAACGAACTGGCGAGGCGAGCAGGCGATCCGTCCGGCGGTCGTGAATCGAAAAGTATGGGGCGGCAACCGCACCGAAGCCGGAGCATTGGCCCAGTCACGAATCATGAGCGTGATGCAAACGTGCAAGCAAAGACTGGCCGATCCTTTCGACTTCATCCGCTGTCAATTGACCACGACGAGCCCGCTTGCCCTGCCTCTGCCCATCGCGGCACGGTAA
- a CDS encoding IS1096 element passenger TnpR family protein, protein MADFTPTQGRYLSYIHAYTVGFGLPPAESEIAEAIGVSPPSVNQMMKTLQKKGLIHREPGVPRSIQILIDESLIPKWSGGKITRVVREWVMTNSDAKKQARPTLANKKHKPPAEIYVIKITLSGSKPPIWRRVETGDVSLAKLHELIQAAMGWTNSHLHQFVIGEAHYVDPRGLEHGMMDWAQSYSGITIAKLVAMHGAKLKMQYDYDFGDGWTHNIVLERIVAPKRNVTYPCCTAGKNACPPEDVGGIWGYYEYLEAISNPKHPQHEEYMEWSGPFDATEFDNAEATHLMQTGMPSW, encoded by the coding sequence ATGGCAGATTTCACCCCAACCCAGGGCCGGTATCTTTCTTACATTCATGCCTACACCGTAGGCTTCGGATTGCCGCCCGCGGAATCTGAAATCGCGGAGGCCATCGGCGTCTCACCACCGTCAGTCAACCAGATGATGAAGACGCTGCAAAAGAAAGGACTCATTCATCGCGAGCCTGGGGTCCCACGGTCGATTCAGATTCTCATTGACGAATCGCTGATCCCTAAGTGGTCTGGCGGCAAGATCACTCGGGTCGTCCGCGAGTGGGTGATGACGAATTCCGATGCAAAGAAGCAAGCCCGGCCAACACTCGCGAACAAGAAACACAAGCCACCCGCTGAAATCTACGTCATCAAGATCACGCTGTCGGGCTCCAAACCGCCGATTTGGCGACGCGTCGAAACCGGTGACGTTTCCTTGGCCAAATTGCATGAGTTGATTCAGGCCGCAATGGGCTGGACGAACTCTCACCTGCATCAGTTTGTGATCGGGGAAGCCCACTATGTGGATCCGCGTGGCCTCGAGCATGGGATGATGGATTGGGCCCAATCCTACTCAGGAATCACGATCGCCAAACTGGTGGCAATGCATGGTGCCAAGCTGAAGATGCAATACGACTATGATTTTGGCGATGGCTGGACTCACAACATCGTGTTGGAAAGAATCGTTGCTCCCAAACGCAATGTCACCTATCCATGTTGCACCGCCGGTAAAAACGCGTGTCCGCCGGAGGATGTCGGCGGCATCTGGGGCTACTACGAATACCTCGAAGCGATCAGCAATCCCAAGCATCCTCAGCACGAGGAGTACATGGAATGGAGCGGTCCATTTGACGCGACTGAATTTGACAATGCAGAAGCAACGCATCTCATGCAAACGGGAATGCCGTCCTGGTAG
- a CDS encoding Swt1 family HEPN domain-containing protein, with amino-acid sequence MTDTSSTVRSLRRVFRESIVARDLAEPLASFDDTTELDTLREFMLDRPLSVLGIRHKGVVTGLLHQDQIDDRPISEQMLPLAEVAVVETTTPVQQVVGLLDETSFVLVSTLGQPVGVIMRGDLEKPPMRMWLFGTITLFEMSITRVLQQAFPSDAWRELLSPTRIEKAEQLQAERVRRNQQVQLVDCLQLSDKGQLFAKSDKLRELFWNRSRNEIRRIVKELESLRNNLAHSQPYTQENWNAILRLAGSLDGFLSNQTEYVATDSLQPYERDDIR; translated from the coding sequence ATGACTGACACATCTTCGACCGTCCGTAGTTTGCGTCGCGTATTTCGAGAGAGCATTGTGGCTCGCGATCTCGCCGAGCCGCTCGCTTCTTTTGATGACACCACCGAACTCGACACTTTGCGTGAGTTCATGCTGGACCGGCCGCTGTCGGTACTGGGAATTCGTCACAAGGGCGTTGTCACTGGTCTTTTGCATCAAGACCAAATTGATGACCGACCGATCAGCGAGCAAATGCTGCCGCTTGCCGAAGTGGCGGTGGTGGAAACGACGACGCCGGTGCAACAAGTCGTTGGTCTTTTGGACGAGACGTCGTTCGTTTTGGTTTCGACGCTGGGCCAGCCAGTGGGTGTGATCATGCGAGGTGACTTGGAAAAGCCACCCATGCGAATGTGGTTGTTCGGCACGATCACTCTGTTTGAGATGAGCATCACACGCGTGCTCCAGCAAGCGTTCCCCAGCGATGCTTGGCGCGAACTGTTGTCGCCCACCAGGATTGAGAAAGCGGAACAACTGCAGGCGGAAAGAGTACGACGAAACCAGCAGGTGCAATTGGTCGACTGCTTGCAATTGTCAGACAAAGGTCAGTTGTTTGCGAAGTCAGACAAGCTAAGAGAACTGTTTTGGAATCGCTCACGAAATGAAATTCGTCGCATTGTCAAAGAGCTTGAAAGCCTTCGCAATAATCTTGCGCACTCCCAGCCCTACACCCAGGAGAACTGGAATGCGATCTTGCGACTCGCCGGATCATTGGATGGATTTCTTTCCAATCAGACTGAATACGTCGCCACTGATAGCTTGCAGCCCTACGAGCGTGACGACATTCGATAG
- a CDS encoding AAA family ATPase — translation MPNLLVFVSSTFKDMQRERDILLRNVYPDIRRRLAADTPNVQLRWGDLRHGIFTDGCVEEDSERIILQTCLSNLGRKEDLDYHLVVLLGDRYGWVPQGEPKEDANHPVARALAELGHRPPPGRKSVTELEIEIGAFRREIDENRVHFFVRKADYRHVPHADRLQFDDHYAADTTGEASATENSNRLRLLLRRIEDEYPNLITEYPATLTQNGKRWTLASEEEGYFEERAREWVGNGAQSLARSKSQTQRHSSTAADRETHRLRAELCDFQGRTRLVSQLWRWWTTAHRRALVITGEAGLGKSTLLLAFVAAINKSRSITRQRIDHDAPTITKDLPCFLLVYATILGHKYGKHHLQLRWIQELEELLRITDRQPVNNNLTSSQANQRLESLFHEAARQGALLIVVDGMDEYIDLSDRTLRWLTECLPKSGRLLVSARSASEFSTHTSFLADEWESIQLESDEFTIENAASLFETASAQFCRELPTHVIERAVAKKRNDGRRCSENPLWVRVLAGELNALGELDYKAIDERSGVDPQQRWDPSHCHQSTECTC, via the coding sequence GTGCCAAACCTACTCGTTTTTGTCTCAAGCACGTTCAAGGATATGCAGCGAGAGCGAGATATACTCCTCCGAAATGTATATCCCGACATTCGCCGGCGGCTTGCAGCCGATACACCGAATGTTCAATTGCGGTGGGGCGACCTCAGGCACGGAATCTTTACTGACGGCTGCGTCGAGGAAGATTCGGAAAGAATCATTTTGCAAACATGTTTGTCCAACCTTGGTAGAAAGGAAGATCTTGATTACCACCTTGTTGTGCTTTTGGGCGATCGATACGGTTGGGTCCCGCAGGGCGAACCTAAGGAAGACGCAAATCACCCGGTAGCACGGGCGTTAGCCGAATTGGGGCACCGACCACCGCCTGGGAGGAAGAGCGTTACGGAGCTGGAAATAGAGATAGGAGCATTTCGCCGAGAGATCGACGAGAATCGAGTTCATTTTTTTGTCAGGAAGGCAGACTACCGACATGTGCCGCACGCGGATCGCTTGCAATTTGATGACCATTACGCAGCTGATACGACTGGCGAAGCCAGTGCCACTGAGAATTCAAATAGGCTACGGCTTCTTCTTCGTCGAATCGAGGACGAATACCCGAACCTAATAACCGAGTACCCAGCAACATTAACTCAAAACGGTAAGCGTTGGACACTTGCGTCCGAAGAAGAGGGTTACTTCGAAGAAAGGGCACGCGAATGGGTGGGAAACGGGGCGCAGTCGCTCGCAAGGTCCAAATCACAAACCCAGAGGCATTCATCAACAGCAGCCGACCGCGAAACTCACAGACTGCGCGCTGAACTATGTGATTTTCAAGGTCGGACTCGCCTCGTCTCTCAGCTCTGGCGATGGTGGACCACAGCCCACCGGCGAGCATTAGTTATCACGGGAGAAGCGGGATTGGGTAAGTCCACGCTTCTACTTGCTTTTGTCGCCGCGATCAATAAATCACGCTCGATAACCAGACAGCGAATTGATCACGATGCACCTACGATCACCAAGGATCTGCCGTGCTTTCTCTTAGTTTACGCAACAATTCTAGGGCACAAATACGGCAAGCATCACTTGCAACTGCGATGGATTCAAGAACTTGAAGAACTTCTGAGAATCACAGATCGTCAACCAGTGAACAATAATTTGACTTCGTCTCAAGCGAATCAACGCCTAGAATCGCTGTTCCATGAGGCAGCCAGGCAAGGGGCGTTGCTTATTGTCGTCGATGGAATGGATGAATACATCGATTTGTCTGATCGTACATTGCGGTGGCTTACAGAATGCCTGCCGAAAAGCGGACGCCTTTTGGTATCCGCGCGGAGTGCTTCCGAATTTTCAACTCACACGTCTTTTCTGGCGGACGAATGGGAGTCAATTCAGCTCGAATCAGACGAGTTCACGATTGAGAACGCAGCCTCTCTATTCGAAACGGCGTCTGCCCAGTTTTGCAGGGAACTTCCAACGCATGTAATTGAGCGTGCGGTCGCAAAGAAACGCAATGACGGTAGAAGATGTTCCGAGAATCCACTTTGGGTTCGGGTGCTTGCGGGCGAACTTAATGCTCTTGGAGAGTTGGATTACAAAGCGATCGATGAACGAAGTGGAGTAGACCCTCAACAGCGATGGGATCCTTCGCATTGCCACCAATCTACTGAATGTACCTGCTGA
- a CDS encoding tetratricopeptide repeat-containing protein, translating into MMKPTWTSEARRDLSDKLRQHADGELMHIFRAANPTEIIVKQRFRGFSDEPEKKLIIAVEILSPTNSSAHVVKLGNTDDVAGDCQAWEQCAQRRGVASRLFIAPISGPVSEHRQATIYPDVYQYYFDNGRADQPSELEAVVDTCIQSDVPASGSIERVLSQVYTEAFRCFYHSAKEDPSFEAVDLGVKNSLRYGQSNDVLALWQQPTYVGLRRGAAWLTCCSRKPDSLERPLYVDPVDYAAWAIEHRKYPKMLVGSAHGDLHGRNVIVGTVRGEAEWPAVFDFDKMADKNLIAWDFAKLELELKCRLFQQLIDSEEERAELRSILRLPQKPPFPDSIQLTGEERRIGQRVELMEIMFAIERLLDDWTKQISSRSRATKLDAAFEPDISASTALGRAVRIIARIRKEAALFLGFERGRENYWQDEYYFALATYGVVTAKWHSADDHLAWALLSAGVACANLSQLPWPPDSESPPDVSQVPSHLHLLPYAYRCWNERDRRNPDELLDRGITSLREGIVRFPHAIVLKEQLALLLSTTNQPENHELARREVEPLYKLACVFRDHELLSRLGRIYKDRADRLCDGSFTHAEMLEGALPAFQAYQASLKYYKLAYDFSHDYYPGINAATLALLVGDHELKNQLANEVLAICSQLPLDRVDQEWILASEGEACLLLGNIDRAKHFYSHALDRLLPSETGKKESMAKQIRRIGWPTHPKPIASLEDLFH; encoded by the coding sequence ACGCTTTCGAGGCTTCTCCGATGAGCCGGAAAAGAAGCTGATCATCGCTGTTGAAATTCTATCCCCCACCAACTCGTCGGCGCATGTGGTCAAGTTGGGAAATACGGATGATGTTGCTGGAGACTGTCAAGCTTGGGAGCAGTGCGCTCAGCGACGGGGCGTGGCTAGTCGGCTGTTCATCGCACCGATCTCTGGGCCTGTGTCCGAACATCGACAAGCGACCATCTATCCCGATGTCTACCAGTACTATTTCGACAATGGACGAGCCGATCAACCCAGCGAACTGGAAGCAGTTGTCGACACTTGCATCCAATCCGATGTACCCGCTAGCGGTTCGATCGAGCGTGTGCTTTCGCAGGTCTACACCGAAGCCTTCCGCTGTTTCTATCACTCGGCAAAAGAAGATCCGTCGTTCGAAGCCGTTGACCTGGGCGTAAAGAATTCGCTTCGCTATGGCCAGAGCAATGATGTGCTAGCGTTGTGGCAACAACCCACCTACGTGGGCCTGCGTCGCGGTGCGGCTTGGCTGACTTGCTGTTCGCGTAAACCAGATTCATTAGAACGTCCGCTTTATGTCGATCCGGTGGATTACGCTGCTTGGGCAATTGAACATCGCAAATACCCGAAAATGCTCGTTGGCTCTGCTCATGGCGATTTGCACGGTCGCAATGTAATTGTCGGTACGGTGCGAGGCGAAGCCGAATGGCCAGCCGTGTTTGACTTCGACAAGATGGCAGACAAAAACTTGATCGCTTGGGACTTCGCCAAGCTTGAACTTGAGCTGAAATGCCGACTGTTCCAGCAGCTCATCGATAGCGAAGAAGAGCGTGCAGAACTTCGAAGTATCTTGCGGTTACCGCAGAAGCCACCGTTTCCTGATTCCATTCAGCTAACCGGCGAGGAACGGCGCATCGGTCAACGCGTCGAGTTGATGGAGATCATGTTCGCCATCGAACGCTTGCTCGATGACTGGACCAAGCAAATCTCCAGCCGCAGCCGAGCCACCAAGCTCGACGCCGCCTTCGAGCCCGACATTTCGGCCAGCACGGCACTGGGCCGAGCCGTTCGTATCATCGCCCGCATTCGCAAAGAAGCCGCCCTGTTTTTAGGCTTCGAGCGCGGTCGAGAGAACTACTGGCAGGACGAGTATTACTTCGCATTGGCCACCTATGGGGTTGTCACCGCCAAGTGGCATTCTGCCGACGACCATCTTGCCTGGGCCTTGTTGTCCGCCGGAGTCGCCTGTGCCAATCTTTCGCAACTGCCATGGCCACCCGACAGCGAGTCACCTCCCGACGTTTCGCAAGTGCCCAGCCACCTACACTTGCTGCCCTACGCTTATCGCTGTTGGAACGAGCGTGACCGACGCAATCCCGACGAGTTGCTAGATAGAGGCATCACCAGCTTGCGGGAGGGAATTGTCCGGTTTCCGCACGCGATAGTTCTGAAGGAGCAATTGGCGCTACTGCTGTCCACGACCAACCAGCCAGAAAACCACGAGCTTGCGCGACGCGAGGTCGAACCACTCTACAAGTTGGCCTGTGTCTTCCGAGATCACGAACTGCTAAGCCGGCTAGGACGCATCTACAAAGACCGTGCCGACCGACTCTGCGACGGCAGTTTCACGCATGCTGAAATGCTCGAAGGCGCGTTGCCCGCTTTCCAAGCTTACCAAGCATCCCTCAAATATTACAAATTGGCCTATGACTTCAGTCACGACTATTACCCTGGCATCAACGCTGCAACTCTCGCCTTGTTAGTCGGCGATCACGAGCTCAAGAATCAATTGGCCAACGAAGTTCTCGCCATCTGCTCACAGCTTCCACTGGATCGCGTGGACCAAGAATGGATTCTCGCAAGTGAAGGCGAAGCCTGCTTGCTCCTCGGAAATATCGACCGCGCCAAGCATTTCTACAGCCACGCCCTCGACCGCCTCCTCCCCTCCGAAACCGGGAAGAAAGAAAGCATGGCCAAGCAAATACGACGAATTGGCTGGCCAACCCATCCGAAGCCCATCGCATCACTTGAAGACTTGTTTCACTGA